A single region of the Caballeronia insecticola genome encodes:
- a CDS encoding GGDEF domain-containing protein → MHVDLITIYLLAIGTLLASCGMTLWERRTHVARKKELGTLAAAYATLAAGCAAVSVRHQLPGAIGSALANLIMVSGYLLILHGVAVSNGRHYRALSAWMLVGVAIAWSIAGVRWETSMWNYWSAIPISIACGMAARELVRGNGAKRVQSRDIAAIVSGTHAVFYAARACVLPWAATWLGHGGLSAIAKLTMYEGVLYSVILPMTLLRLVRDEAHGELLMESRTDYLTGLGNRRWFFEEGARVIRRGDAARPVSLLALDLDNFKTINDRYGHDAGDEVLKSFARAAKAVLGQDAVFARIGGEEFAVVLRDHDRVRARAVGEAVAGRFAQTVTYSAEGTGIRATVSIGMAQSGAEASTLAELLAAADRALYSAKALGGNRLEAAQFVARAQAVRDGVACSGR, encoded by the coding sequence ATGCATGTCGATCTCATCACCATCTATCTGCTAGCGATTGGCACACTGCTCGCCAGTTGCGGCATGACGCTCTGGGAGCGTCGGACGCACGTCGCGCGCAAGAAAGAATTAGGGACACTCGCGGCGGCGTACGCCACGCTCGCTGCAGGCTGCGCGGCGGTTTCCGTGCGCCACCAGTTGCCCGGCGCAATCGGCTCGGCGCTTGCCAATCTCATCATGGTGTCAGGCTATTTGCTGATTCTGCACGGCGTCGCCGTGTCGAACGGGCGGCATTATCGGGCGCTGTCGGCGTGGATGCTGGTCGGCGTGGCGATCGCGTGGAGCATCGCGGGCGTGCGCTGGGAAACGAGCATGTGGAATTACTGGAGCGCGATTCCGATCTCCATCGCATGCGGCATGGCGGCGCGCGAACTCGTGCGCGGCAACGGGGCGAAGCGCGTGCAGTCGCGGGATATCGCGGCGATCGTATCGGGCACGCACGCGGTGTTCTATGCCGCGCGGGCGTGCGTGCTGCCGTGGGCCGCGACATGGCTCGGCCACGGCGGCTTGTCGGCCATCGCGAAGCTGACCATGTACGAGGGCGTGCTGTATTCGGTGATTCTGCCGATGACCTTGCTCAGGCTCGTTCGCGACGAAGCCCACGGCGAGTTGTTGATGGAGTCGCGCACGGATTATCTGACGGGCCTCGGCAATCGCCGCTGGTTCTTCGAAGAGGGCGCGCGCGTCATCCGGCGCGGCGATGCGGCGCGGCCGGTGTCGCTGCTTGCGCTCGATCTCGACAACTTCAAGACGATCAACGACCGATACGGCCACGACGCCGGCGACGAAGTCCTCAAATCGTTTGCGCGCGCCGCGAAAGCCGTGCTCGGGCAGGACGCCGTGTTCGCGCGTATCGGCGGCGAGGAATTTGCCGTCGTGCTCCGCGATCATGACCGCGTGCGGGCGAGAGCGGTGGGCGAGGCCGTCGCCGGACGGTTCGCGCAAACCGTCACGTACAGCGCGGAGGGCACCGGGATACGCGCGACGGTGAGCATCGGCATGGCGCAATCCGGCGCGGAAGCATCGACGCTGGCCGAGTTGCTCGCGGCCGCGGATCGGGCGTTGTACAGCGCGAAGGCGCTCGGCGGCAACCGGCTCGAAGCCGCTCAGTTCGTTGCGCGCGCGCAAGCGGTCCGCGATGGCGTCGCGTGCAGCGGGCGATAA
- a CDS encoding branched-chain amino acid ABC transporter substrate-binding protein has protein sequence MKPMKIAMTFIACAAMLCRVAYAQEVVKIGVAGPLTGSAAQSGKDDERGVRLAIDELNAKGFAIGGKPVRFELISMDDQGDPKVGVNVAQKLVDDGVAAVIGHYNSGVSIPAARIYNEAHVVMMTGASSNPDLTHLGYPYVFRLATNDNVMGGRMAAYSAKVLGAQRAAVIDDRTAYGTGVADVFIKTAQKEGLQIVAREYSTDKATDFKAILTQIKSRNPQVVFYGGYYAQAATLARQMSELGLTATLVGGDGICSPEFDKLSAGVADKRMFCAQGGAPLDTLPDGKTFRAKFKSTFSADVDTYAPAFYAATLVVADAMQKSGSAKPEVFVKTLRDQSFNSILGPVKFDANGDWIDAPVTVYRLNGGALTAIAQKD, from the coding sequence ATGAAACCGATGAAGATCGCGATGACGTTCATCGCATGCGCCGCGATGCTATGCCGCGTTGCGTACGCGCAGGAAGTGGTGAAGATCGGCGTGGCGGGTCCGCTCACGGGCAGCGCCGCGCAAAGCGGCAAGGACGACGAGCGTGGCGTGCGCCTGGCCATCGACGAACTCAACGCGAAAGGCTTTGCGATCGGCGGCAAGCCCGTGCGTTTCGAATTGATCTCGATGGACGATCAGGGCGATCCGAAGGTCGGCGTGAACGTCGCGCAGAAGCTCGTCGATGACGGCGTGGCCGCGGTCATCGGCCATTACAACTCGGGCGTCAGCATTCCGGCGGCGCGCATCTACAACGAGGCGCACGTCGTGATGATGACGGGCGCATCGTCGAATCCGGATCTCACGCATCTCGGCTATCCCTATGTGTTTCGCCTGGCCACCAACGACAACGTGATGGGCGGGCGCATGGCGGCCTATTCGGCGAAAGTGCTGGGCGCGCAGCGGGCCGCCGTGATCGACGACCGGACCGCGTACGGCACAGGCGTCGCCGATGTGTTCATCAAGACCGCGCAGAAAGAGGGGCTGCAGATCGTCGCGCGCGAATACAGCACCGACAAGGCGACGGACTTCAAGGCCATTCTCACGCAGATCAAATCGCGCAATCCGCAGGTCGTGTTCTATGGCGGCTACTACGCGCAGGCCGCGACGCTCGCGCGGCAGATGAGCGAGCTGGGCCTGACTGCGACGCTCGTCGGCGGCGACGGCATCTGTTCGCCCGAGTTCGACAAGCTCTCGGCGGGCGTCGCGGACAAGCGCATGTTCTGCGCGCAAGGCGGCGCGCCGCTCGACACGCTGCCCGACGGCAAGACCTTCCGCGCGAAGTTCAAGAGCACCTTCAGCGCCGATGTCGACACTTACGCGCCCGCGTTCTATGCGGCCACGCTCGTCGTCGCGGATGCGATGCAGAAATCCGGTTCCGCGAAGCCCGAAGTGTTCGTGAAGACGTTACGCGATCAATCGTTCAACAGCATTCTCGGCCCCGTGAAGTTCGATGCCAACGGCGACTGGATCGATGCGCCCGTCACGGTGTACCGGCTGAACGGTGGCGCGCTGACCGCGATCGCGCAGAAGGACTGA
- a CDS encoding DUF2964 family protein: protein MERGPFSEAGRRRRRLFLSKAHVGLATIGTLASVAGIGVAIDGGLEFNRTKVFVGVGIIAVSTVLYISMLFVRDDESA from the coding sequence ATGGAACGAGGACCGTTCAGCGAAGCCGGAAGAAGGCGGCGTCGTCTGTTCCTGAGCAAGGCGCATGTCGGCCTCGCGACGATAGGCACGCTCGCGTCCGTCGCCGGAATCGGCGTGGCAATCGACGGCGGCCTCGAATTCAATCGGACGAAAGTGTTCGTGGGCGTCGGGATAATCGCCGTATCGACCGTGCTTTATATTTCGATGCTGTTCGTTCGCGACGACGAATCGGCATAA
- a CDS encoding 10-carbomethoxy-13-deoxycarminomycin esterase, with the protein MLIVHGSDDPIFPAAHAQWAATVLRDADLRVIDTMGHALDPAFFREIADALSGFCLRHAG; encoded by the coding sequence GTGCTGATCGTGCACGGCAGCGATGACCCGATCTTCCCGGCCGCGCACGCGCAATGGGCGGCGACCGTGCTGCGCGATGCGGACTTGCGCGTCATCGACACGATGGGGCACGCGCTCGATCCGGCGTTCTTTCGCGAGATCGCCGATGCACTGAGCGGCTTCTGCCTGCGACACGCCGGTTGA
- a CDS encoding FAD-dependent monooxygenase — translation MKGKVLISGAGVTGLALAFWLDRAGFAVTLVERSAGFRRGGQAVDIRGVALDVVRAMGLLDDVRALRTQLKGMSMLDAEGNEIHRTEERTYSAGRLDSEDIEIFRDDLCELLMRALSERVEFLYDDSIRAMNDHGDAVSVEFASGQTRRFDLVAGADGIYSNVRKLCFASEAEIVFPLGVVLALFSTPNSIDLDDWQIGHRVESFGYVIYPSRDKRELRIGVGFEAPEPPLSRGDPDGQKRVVAQHCAHLKGDFPHFIDAMKTTEQFYYNELAQVRMPSWSKGRVVLAGDAAYCASPFSGQGTSLGLVGAFVLAHELAQAQDVAAAFATAFSAYETRMRPYVDLNQALVDLDRQGPVPDELLDEAKNGIDLSDLLERRA, via the coding sequence ATGAAAGGCAAGGTTTTGATTTCGGGTGCGGGCGTCACCGGTCTTGCGCTGGCGTTCTGGCTGGATCGCGCGGGTTTCGCGGTGACGCTCGTCGAGCGTTCCGCCGGATTTCGGCGCGGCGGGCAGGCGGTCGATATTCGCGGCGTGGCGCTCGATGTCGTGCGCGCAATGGGCCTGCTCGATGACGTCCGCGCATTGCGCACGCAGCTCAAAGGCATGTCCATGCTCGACGCCGAAGGCAACGAGATTCATCGCACGGAAGAGCGCACGTATAGCGCGGGACGTCTGGACAGCGAAGACATCGAAATCTTTCGCGACGATCTCTGCGAGTTGCTGATGCGCGCGTTGAGCGAGCGCGTCGAGTTCCTTTACGACGACAGCATTCGTGCGATGAATGATCATGGCGATGCCGTGAGCGTCGAATTCGCGAGCGGCCAGACGCGTCGTTTCGATCTCGTCGCAGGCGCGGACGGCATCTATTCCAACGTGCGCAAGCTGTGTTTCGCTAGCGAAGCCGAGATTGTTTTTCCGCTGGGCGTGGTGCTCGCGCTGTTCTCGACGCCGAATTCGATCGACCTCGACGACTGGCAGATCGGCCATCGCGTGGAGAGCTTCGGCTATGTGATCTACCCGAGCCGCGACAAGCGCGAGTTGCGGATCGGCGTGGGCTTCGAGGCGCCCGAACCACCGCTGTCACGCGGCGATCCCGACGGGCAGAAGCGCGTCGTCGCACAGCACTGCGCGCATCTGAAGGGCGATTTCCCGCACTTTATCGATGCCATGAAAACGACGGAGCAGTTCTATTACAACGAACTCGCGCAGGTTCGCATGCCGTCGTGGTCGAAGGGACGCGTGGTGCTTGCGGGCGACGCGGCCTATTGCGCGTCGCCTTTCTCGGGGCAGGGTACGAGCCTTGGACTCGTCGGCGCGTTCGTGCTGGCTCATGAACTGGCGCAGGCGCAAGATGTTGCCGCTGCGTTTGCCACCGCGTTTTCCGCCTATGAAACGCGCATGCGGCCTTATGTCGATCTGAATCAGGCGCTGGTCGATCTCGATCGACAGGGGCCGGTGCCGGATGAATTGCTGGACGAAGCCAAGAACGGTATCGACTTGTCGGATTTGTTGGAGCGGCGAGCCTGA
- a CDS encoding HAD family hydrolase: MNPKALTFDYFGTLVDVDRGGTLGMAEVLRRLSVETGDSAFDVYLDWDIRNVRLYRGQAYTRYRDVAQQALAAVLDARWPGARRGHALDALADVFLTHLVEASPAHADAVPFLDWAAARYPLMPVTNMDSDLWRRTQLTRYFEHVTTAEMAQAYKPSQAIFALALDRLALPAQDVLHCSLASWADIDGAKPLGMAVAWINRGADTLGTWQPRPDFEFDTLSPVRDVLESLSFTATGETR; the protein is encoded by the coding sequence ATGAACCCGAAAGCCCTGACGTTCGACTACTTCGGCACGCTCGTCGACGTGGATCGCGGCGGCACGCTCGGCATGGCGGAAGTGCTGCGGCGTTTGTCCGTCGAAACCGGCGACTCCGCGTTCGATGTCTATCTCGACTGGGACATCCGCAACGTGCGGCTCTATCGCGGGCAGGCCTACACGCGTTATCGCGATGTCGCGCAGCAGGCGCTCGCGGCCGTGCTCGATGCACGCTGGCCCGGCGCGCGCCGTGGTCATGCGCTCGACGCGCTCGCGGACGTGTTCCTCACGCATCTGGTCGAAGCGTCGCCCGCGCATGCGGATGCCGTGCCGTTTCTCGACTGGGCCGCCGCGCGTTATCCGCTGATGCCGGTCACCAACATGGACAGCGACTTGTGGCGTCGCACGCAACTCACGCGCTACTTCGAGCACGTCACGACAGCGGAGATGGCGCAGGCGTACAAGCCGTCGCAGGCCATCTTCGCGCTCGCGCTCGACCGGCTCGCGCTGCCCGCGCAGGATGTGCTGCATTGCTCGCTCGCGAGCTGGGCCGACATCGACGGTGCAAAGCCGCTCGGCATGGCGGTGGCGTGGATCAATCGCGGCGCGGACACGCTCGGCACGTGGCAGCCGCGCCCGGATTTCGAGTTCGACACGTTGTCGCCGGTACGGGACGTTCTGGAAAGTCTGTCATTCACAGCGACTGGGGAAACGAGATGA
- a CDS encoding thioesterase family protein: protein MIEPGRAATLTRTVTAADLASAYAQAEGERYPDVLSTPALLALIERACADAMRDAVGAAQLSVGVTTHLNHLAPTPLGADVSATATFRGIEGALYWFDVVAADAGGPVGTASHARAIVERAAIEARAAKRRAL from the coding sequence ATGATCGAACCAGGCCGAGCCGCCACGCTCACGCGCACCGTCACTGCCGCGGACCTCGCGTCCGCCTACGCGCAGGCAGAAGGCGAACGCTATCCCGATGTGCTGTCCACGCCCGCGCTGCTCGCGCTCATCGAACGCGCTTGCGCCGATGCGATGCGCGACGCGGTCGGCGCGGCGCAACTGTCCGTCGGCGTGACGACGCATCTCAACCATCTCGCGCCGACGCCGCTCGGCGCCGACGTCTCCGCGACCGCGACCTTTCGCGGCATCGAAGGCGCGCTGTACTGGTTCGATGTCGTCGCTGCCGATGCGGGCGGACCGGTCGGCACGGCGAGCCACGCGCGGGCCATCGTCGAACGGGCCGCCATCGAAGCGCGCGCCGCCAAACGCCGCGCCCTATGA
- a CDS encoding phenylacetate--CoA ligase family protein — translation MDVAAHPATHGVFFDEAFETLPPAGVRRHQDALWAAQWPYLRARSAFYRTKLARWIGRDDITLDTLQELPFTEKDELRVSQEGASPYGDYVACAESGIARLHRTSGTTGRPLILANSTRDAQDIARVGARSMWAAGLRPDDRVVHCLNYCMWTGGFTDHTILEATGATVVPFGVGSTRLLIDSILSLGINAISCTPSYPALIEQVLRETGGPAPRDLGLKLGLFGGEAGLDNPELRAAMEDKWGFQVRNANFGLSEVLSILGGQTDWTHDLLYHAADVVFAEIVDPQTLARVPIEAGATGELVCTHLRKQCQPLVRYRTRDVVTVTAADPGPDGRSAWRFRVTGRTDDMFNVRGVNVFPGAVRLAVEALPQWASGMFRIVLKGPGPYDRIAMTVEAAHGLPVERWNDAAMRIEAAVRERIGASATVTMVPFEHFPRTEGKTRWIDKEPA, via the coding sequence ATGGACGTGGCTGCACATCCCGCGACACACGGCGTCTTCTTCGACGAAGCGTTCGAAACGCTCCCGCCCGCCGGCGTGCGACGCCATCAGGACGCGCTCTGGGCCGCGCAATGGCCTTATCTGCGCGCGCGGTCCGCGTTCTACCGGACGAAACTCGCGCGCTGGATCGGGCGCGACGACATCACGCTAGACACCTTGCAGGAACTGCCCTTCACCGAAAAGGACGAACTGCGCGTGAGTCAGGAAGGCGCGTCGCCGTATGGCGATTACGTCGCGTGTGCGGAAAGCGGCATCGCGCGGCTGCATCGCACGTCGGGCACGACCGGCCGGCCGCTGATTCTCGCCAACAGCACGCGCGACGCGCAGGACATCGCCCGCGTCGGCGCACGTTCGATGTGGGCCGCGGGACTGCGGCCCGACGACCGCGTGGTGCATTGCCTCAACTACTGCATGTGGACGGGCGGCTTCACCGATCACACGATTCTCGAAGCGACGGGCGCAACCGTCGTGCCGTTCGGTGTCGGCAGCACGCGTCTTCTGATCGATTCGATTCTGAGCCTCGGCATCAACGCGATATCGTGCACGCCGTCGTATCCGGCGCTCATCGAACAGGTGTTGCGCGAAACCGGTGGCCCCGCGCCGCGCGATCTCGGCCTGAAGCTCGGGCTGTTCGGCGGCGAAGCGGGCCTCGACAATCCCGAGTTGCGCGCCGCGATGGAAGACAAGTGGGGCTTTCAGGTGCGCAACGCGAACTTCGGCCTGTCCGAAGTGCTGAGCATTCTCGGCGGACAAACGGACTGGACCCACGATCTGCTGTATCACGCGGCCGACGTCGTATTCGCCGAGATCGTCGATCCGCAGACACTTGCGCGCGTGCCGATCGAAGCGGGCGCGACGGGCGAACTCGTCTGCACGCATCTGCGCAAGCAGTGTCAGCCGCTCGTGCGTTATCGAACGCGCGATGTCGTCACGGTGACTGCAGCCGATCCCGGTCCGGACGGCCGCAGCGCGTGGCGTTTTCGCGTGACGGGCCGCACCGACGACATGTTCAACGTGCGCGGCGTCAACGTGTTTCCGGGCGCGGTGCGGCTCGCGGTCGAGGCGCTGCCGCAGTGGGCGTCGGGCATGTTCCGCATCGTGCTGAAGGGACCGGGGCCGTATGACCGCATCGCGATGACGGTCGAGGCCGCGCACGGCTTGCCCGTCGAACGCTGGAACGACGCGGCGATGCGCATCGAGGCGGCGGTGCGCGAACGCATCGGCGCGAGCGCCACGGTGACGATGGTCCCGTTCGAGCATTTCCCCCGCACCGAAGGCAAGACGCGCTGGATCGACAAGGAGCCCGCATGA
- a CDS encoding enoyl-CoA hydratase/isomerase family protein, whose translation MSYVRTSMEGPVAIVTLDRTERMNAISGALLDDLHDALQRANDDPACRVIVLTGAGRAFCAGDDLKEFGEQSATDASIRSHIERIQRITRDLMFGAKPVVGAVHGFAVGGGFEWMLNCDIVVACDDLVAFFPEMEWGQFVTGGVTHLLPQAIGHQRAMELWLLGERQSAQSLLSMGLVNRVVPREAMLDTALALAARIAGRSHTSIARLRRLVTTELSGTLARSLELESAATVDAFADPDAAERVKAFATRKEKAR comes from the coding sequence ATGAGCTACGTCAGGACGAGCATGGAAGGACCGGTCGCGATCGTGACGCTCGATCGCACCGAACGGATGAACGCGATCAGCGGCGCGCTGCTCGACGATCTGCACGACGCGCTGCAACGCGCGAACGACGATCCCGCCTGCCGCGTGATCGTGCTGACCGGTGCGGGCCGCGCGTTCTGCGCCGGCGACGACCTCAAGGAATTCGGCGAGCAGAGCGCGACCGACGCGAGCATCCGCAGTCATATCGAACGCATTCAGCGCATCACGCGCGATCTGATGTTCGGCGCGAAGCCGGTTGTCGGCGCGGTGCATGGCTTCGCTGTCGGCGGCGGCTTCGAGTGGATGCTCAATTGCGACATCGTCGTGGCGTGCGACGATCTCGTCGCGTTCTTTCCGGAGATGGAGTGGGGCCAGTTCGTGACGGGCGGCGTCACGCATCTTTTGCCGCAGGCGATCGGCCATCAACGCGCGATGGAACTGTGGCTGCTGGGCGAACGGCAGAGCGCGCAGTCCTTGCTGTCGATGGGCCTCGTCAATCGCGTCGTGCCGCGCGAGGCGATGCTCGACACGGCGCTTGCGCTCGCTGCGCGCATCGCCGGGAGATCGCATACGTCGATAGCGCGGCTCAGGCGGCTCGTGACGACGGAACTGTCGGGCACGCTCGCGCGCAGTCTCGAACTCGAAAGCGCGGCCACCGTCGATGCCTTCGCGGACCCCGACGCCGCCGAACGCGTGAAGGCTTTCGCCACGCGCAAGGAGAAAGCGCGATGA
- a CDS encoding sigma-54 interaction domain-containing protein, with the protein MATVALDPDIATLESALASDRWRNARRLAAREAGACIFTLDRGGHVLEGAAHIADARLDAFFAQCPSERLAALAEAATVAADSRCVMLPPHGTAAAVAQAFALRVDAHGRRVFLVALCTPPASGDTSPASWIALLGATLDVVLHSAFDLAAYDTLVEEQRAIIDHIGDGLMVIGQGHVLRHVNSVAGRILGIDPKASIGKTLNEVIDFEPIVGPIFRTAVGYVDRELIIDSPARHLHLLDTAIPIKNRCGEVVSVVNTFREMRRVRKMAGRYAGNHARFTFDSVIGTSAGLKRALDAAKKAARGASNVLLSGESGVGKEVFAQAIHNAGARAAQPFIAINCAALPHALIESELFGHAPGSFTGAARDGRPGKFESADGGTVFLDEISELPIDVQAKLLRVLQEREVTRIGDTRGIPVDVRIICASNRNLASMVLAKTFREDLYYRCNVIEITIPPLRERREDIRAMAEFFLARYCTRMHKPTPELAAHALRQLEAHDWPGNVREMENLVEKIVNFNEGERIADIASLLGGASVSQSGAASVATQREPVSLKEAERVAIEAALEACKFNVTNCAKLLQVSKPALYAKMKRHGIRIERSLRQPL; encoded by the coding sequence ATGGCCACCGTCGCGCTCGATCCCGACATCGCCACGCTGGAGAGCGCGCTCGCCTCCGATCGCTGGCGCAATGCGCGCCGTCTCGCCGCGCGCGAGGCCGGCGCGTGCATCTTCACGCTGGATCGCGGCGGGCATGTGCTGGAAGGCGCCGCGCATATCGCCGATGCGCGGCTCGACGCATTTTTCGCGCAGTGTCCGTCCGAACGGCTCGCGGCGCTCGCGGAAGCGGCCACGGTCGCCGCCGACAGCCGCTGCGTGATGCTGCCGCCGCACGGAACCGCAGCGGCCGTTGCGCAGGCGTTCGCGCTGCGCGTCGATGCGCACGGGCGGCGCGTCTTTCTCGTCGCGCTATGCACGCCTCCCGCATCCGGCGATACATCGCCCGCATCGTGGATCGCATTACTCGGCGCGACGCTCGACGTCGTGTTGCACAGCGCGTTCGATCTCGCCGCGTACGACACGCTCGTCGAGGAACAGCGCGCGATCATCGATCATATCGGCGACGGCTTGATGGTGATCGGACAGGGTCATGTGCTGCGGCACGTCAACTCGGTTGCGGGACGCATTCTCGGCATCGATCCGAAGGCGAGCATCGGCAAGACGCTCAACGAAGTGATCGACTTCGAGCCGATCGTCGGACCGATCTTTCGCACGGCCGTGGGTTATGTCGATCGCGAACTCATCATCGATTCGCCGGCGCGGCATCTGCATCTGCTCGACACCGCCATTCCCATCAAGAACCGCTGCGGCGAAGTGGTGTCCGTCGTCAACACGTTTCGCGAGATGCGGCGCGTGCGCAAGATGGCGGGGCGCTATGCGGGCAATCACGCGCGCTTCACGTTCGACAGCGTGATCGGCACGAGCGCCGGCCTGAAGCGCGCGCTCGACGCCGCGAAGAAGGCGGCGCGCGGCGCGTCGAACGTGTTGCTGTCCGGCGAGAGCGGCGTCGGCAAGGAAGTGTTCGCGCAGGCCATTCACAATGCGGGCGCGCGCGCGGCGCAACCGTTCATCGCCATCAATTGCGCGGCGCTGCCGCACGCGCTGATCGAGAGCGAACTCTTCGGTCATGCGCCCGGCAGCTTCACCGGCGCGGCGCGCGATGGCCGGCCCGGCAAGTTCGAATCCGCCGATGGCGGCACCGTGTTTCTCGATGAAATATCGGAGCTGCCCATCGACGTGCAGGCGAAGTTGCTGCGTGTGCTGCAGGAGCGCGAGGTCACGCGGATCGGCGACACGCGCGGCATTCCCGTCGATGTTCGCATCATCTGCGCGAGCAATCGCAATCTCGCGTCGATGGTGCTCGCGAAGACCTTCCGCGAAGACCTGTATTACCGCTGCAATGTGATCGAAATAACCATTCCACCGCTACGCGAGCGGCGTGAAGATATTCGCGCGATGGCGGAATTCTTTCTCGCGCGATACTGCACGCGCATGCACAAGCCGACGCCCGAACTCGCCGCCCACGCGCTGCGGCAACTTGAAGCGCACGACTGGCCGGGCAATGTGCGCGAGATGGAGAACCTCGTCGAGAAGATTGTCAACTTCAACGAGGGCGAGCGCATTGCGGATATCGCTTCGCTGCTCGGCGGCGCGTCTGTGTCGCAATCGGGTGCTGCGTCTGTCGCGACGCAGCGCGAGCCGGTGTCGCTGAAGGAGGCGGAGCGCGTGGCGATCGAAGCCGCGCTCGAAGCGTGCAAGTTCAACGTGACGAACTGCGCGAAGCTGCTGCAAGTGTCGAAGCCCGCGCTCTACGCGAAGATGAAGCGGCACGGCATTCGGATCGAAAGATCGTTGCGTCAGCCGCTTTGA
- a CDS encoding TetR/AcrR family transcriptional regulator, translating into MSDTNTRRPAAATRAKKTSARPSAEEAVRPYHHGSLPQALLAAAEAVLKREGIGGLSLRAIAREAGVSHTAPQHHFGDTAGVLSELAATGFMRLSASIASHAEAVQGTAERRHAIARGYIAFAKKNPDLMRLMSRGEMFDANRPSLIEARRAAGLALAGVYGEEAAAPPAGKDAFAPMDATRAVALTAAWAYVHGLALLLIDGRLNGLAASAQGIRNADELVAAALDYIQLPPVKAK; encoded by the coding sequence ATGAGCGACACGAACACGCGCCGTCCGGCGGCCGCGACGCGAGCGAAGAAGACGTCCGCCAGGCCGTCCGCCGAAGAAGCAGTCAGGCCTTATCACCACGGCTCGCTGCCGCAGGCGCTGCTGGCGGCGGCGGAAGCGGTGCTCAAGCGCGAAGGCATCGGCGGGTTGAGCTTGCGGGCCATCGCGCGCGAAGCCGGCGTCTCGCATACCGCGCCTCAGCACCATTTCGGCGATACGGCGGGCGTGCTGAGCGAACTGGCCGCGACCGGCTTCATGCGTTTGTCCGCATCGATCGCCAGTCACGCGGAGGCCGTGCAAGGAACGGCGGAGCGGCGTCACGCGATCGCGCGCGGCTATATCGCGTTTGCGAAAAAGAATCCGGACCTCATGCGCCTCATGTCGCGAGGCGAGATGTTCGATGCGAACCGCCCATCGCTGATCGAAGCCCGACGAGCGGCCGGTCTCGCGCTCGCAGGCGTGTACGGCGAAGAAGCCGCCGCGCCGCCCGCAGGCAAAGACGCCTTCGCCCCCATGGATGCAACGCGCGCCGTGGCGCTGACTGCCGCGTGGGCTTACGTGCACGGACTCGCGCTGCTGTTGATCGACGGGCGTCTCAACGGGCTGGCTGCATCGGCGCAAGGCATTCGCAACGCCGATGAACTCGTCGCGGCCGCGCTGGACTACATTCAGCTTCCGCCGGTCAAGGCGAAGTAA